A single genomic interval of Candidatus Methylomirabilota bacterium harbors:
- a CDS encoding HDIG domain-containing protein: MQVSVDGIPAAGRRALAVLVELAGPGRPVWLVGGALREMVSGRAAGDLDLAVGGGALDLGRRVADRLDAAFVVLDAARGAGRILGRSGDLAVDLVDLRAPTLEGDLRARDFTVNALAAPLADLLRDGRAEIVDPTGGLGDLERRLVRVCAPTAIVGDPVRALRGVRLAMRPGWRLTPETERAIAEGAARLAGVSPERQRDELVGILSEPSAGAGLRTLDRLGVLPVLLPESGAMRATAQPLPHRFDVWEHSLRAVDGVDVLLADLDALAPWGRALREHLDDELGGGLTRREVLKLAALLHDVSKPETRTVEGGRVRFVGHDAVGAGRARVIAERLRLPRRATQVLERLVAAHLRPMHLAQAGVITRRARFRFFRDLGDEARDVLMLSLADAAALTGASPLVVWAGAGGEVARALMAGVEADIVAAAALPLLRGGDVMAAFGLGPGPEVGRLLARAREAQALGLVTTREEAIEHLRRGPRNGGT, translated from the coding sequence GTGCAGGTCTCCGTCGACGGGATTCCGGCCGCGGGACGCCGGGCGCTGGCGGTGCTGGTCGAGCTGGCCGGGCCCGGGCGCCCGGTGTGGCTGGTGGGAGGCGCGCTGCGCGAGATGGTGAGCGGCCGCGCCGCCGGCGATCTCGACCTGGCGGTGGGCGGCGGCGCTCTCGACCTCGGCCGGCGGGTGGCCGACCGGCTGGACGCGGCGTTCGTGGTGCTAGACGCCGCGCGGGGGGCCGGCCGGATCCTGGGCCGCTCCGGTGACCTGGCGGTGGATCTGGTGGACCTGCGGGCGCCGACGCTCGAAGGCGACCTGCGCGCGCGGGACTTCACGGTCAACGCCCTCGCCGCGCCGCTCGCCGATCTGCTCCGCGACGGGCGGGCCGAGATCGTGGACCCGACCGGCGGTCTCGGCGACCTCGAGCGGCGTCTGGTGCGCGTGTGCGCGCCCACCGCCATCGTGGGCGATCCGGTGCGGGCCCTTCGCGGCGTGCGCCTGGCCATGCGCCCGGGTTGGCGGCTCACGCCGGAGACGGAGCGGGCGATCGCGGAGGGGGCCGCGCGGCTGGCCGGCGTCTCGCCCGAGCGCCAGCGAGACGAGCTCGTCGGCATCCTGAGCGAGCCGAGCGCCGGGGCGGGACTGCGAACCCTCGACCGGCTCGGCGTGTTGCCGGTGCTCCTGCCCGAGAGCGGCGCGATGCGGGCCACCGCGCAGCCGCTGCCGCATCGCTTCGACGTCTGGGAGCATTCCCTGCGCGCGGTCGACGGCGTGGATGTGCTGCTGGCCGATCTCGATGCGCTCGCCCCGTGGGGGCGGGCGCTGCGGGAGCATCTCGACGACGAGCTGGGCGGCGGGCTCACGCGTCGGGAGGTCCTGAAGCTGGCCGCCCTGCTGCACGACGTCTCCAAGCCCGAGACCCGCACCGTCGAGGGCGGCCGCGTGCGCTTCGTCGGCCACGATGCGGTGGGCGCCGGCCGCGCGCGGGTCATCGCCGAGCGTCTACGCCTGCCGCGGCGGGCCACTCAGGTGCTGGAGCGGCTGGTGGCCGCGCACCTGCGGCCGATGCACCTGGCCCAGGCGGGCGTGATCACCCGGCGCGCTCGCTTCCGCTTCTTCCGGGACCTGGGCGACGAGGCGCGCGACGTGCTGATGCTCTCGCTCGCGGATGCCGCGGCCCTGACCGGCGCCTCGCCGCTGGTGGTCTGGGCGGGGGCAGGAGGCGAGGTGGCGCGCGCGTTGATGGCCGGCGTTGAGGCGGACATCGTCGCGGCCGCGGCGCTTCCGCTGCTCCGGGGAGGCGACGTCATGGCCGCGTTCGGGCTGGGGCCAGGCCCCGAGGTGGGTCGGCTGCTCGCCCGGGCCCGCGAGGCTCAGGCTCTGGGCCTCGTCACCACGCGCGAGGAGGCGATCGAGCACTTGCGACGCGGACCGCGCAACGGCGGAACTTGA
- a CDS encoding amidohydrolase family protein, which produces MAVAPADFRYIDIHTHLHPEWLWAAIRRWFVGRPGWDFRYGTDPEWVGRFLAEQGVERFVFFSYAHKPGLARDLNAWLHETGRRLPAGLPLGTVHPGDPDLLDVADEALDRYGFKGFKFHINVQRFHPDDPRILPVYERLIARGGVLLIHVGSAPWPNQYDGFPRFERVMTMFPEMKVIVAHMGQWETRRHLDLMPRCPNMYLDTTAAMAPQSPIFLGGAGASPADVTDEDLMRWQDRIVFGSDFPNTPHDYDDERRPIWERPLPASVHRKIFHDNARRLLGL; this is translated from the coding sequence ATGGCCGTCGCACCGGCCGACTTCCGCTATATCGACATTCATACGCATCTGCACCCGGAGTGGTTGTGGGCGGCCATCCGACGCTGGTTCGTCGGCCGGCCCGGGTGGGACTTCCGGTACGGGACGGATCCGGAGTGGGTCGGGCGCTTTCTGGCCGAGCAGGGGGTCGAGCGCTTCGTGTTCTTTTCCTACGCGCACAAGCCCGGCCTCGCCCGCGACCTGAACGCCTGGCTCCACGAGACCGGGCGGCGGCTGCCCGCGGGCCTGCCGCTCGGCACCGTGCACCCGGGGGACCCCGACCTCCTCGACGTGGCCGACGAGGCGCTCGACCGCTACGGCTTCAAGGGCTTCAAGTTCCACATCAACGTGCAGCGCTTCCATCCCGACGACCCGCGTATCCTGCCGGTGTACGAGCGGCTGATCGCGCGGGGCGGCGTGCTCCTGATCCACGTGGGCTCGGCCCCCTGGCCGAACCAGTACGACGGCTTCCCGCGCTTCGAGCGCGTCATGACCATGTTCCCGGAGATGAAGGTCATCGTCGCCCACATGGGACAGTGGGAGACGCGCCGTCATCTCGACCTCATGCCGCGCTGCCCGAACATGTATCTGGACACCACCGCTGCCATGGCCCCGCAGAGCCCGATCTTCCTGGGTGGCGCCGGGGCGAGCCCGGCCGACGTCACCGATGAGGATCTGATGCGCTGGCAGGACCGCATCGTGTTCGGCAGCGACTTCCCCAATACTCCGCACGACTACGACGACGAGCGGCGGCCGATCTGGGAGCGTCCGCTGCCGGCGTCGGTTCATCGCAAGATCTTCCACGACAACGCCCGCCGTCTGCTCGGTCTCTAG
- a CDS encoding crosslink repair DNA glycosylase YcaQ family protein: MDEVALIGRRRRNFRHLPSRRVRSARSALEFVNAVGLCSTFYRFPEGLGSLWEAVAGRSAPRWPRHSHHDDGVGVTWELKDVLPARRQVYYGKLVKGRPVLVALDLFPAFYTLGRGNQRAAAYRAEYEAGRLSLTAKRIMDCLLRESPQYTRGLRAECFMLEPGKTREFERAMGELQQGLWIVKTEERYEPTFSYRWDLLERWLPDQVAEGRRLRRPAALERLISRYLSGAVYSTPALIARLFGLGRVEVEDALSRLARAGRVSSPFEVPGWPGQWVASR, translated from the coding sequence ATGGATGAGGTCGCCCTCATCGGCCGCCGGCGCCGCAACTTCCGACATCTTCCCTCGCGCCGCGTGCGATCGGCGCGGAGCGCGCTCGAGTTCGTCAACGCGGTCGGCCTCTGCTCCACCTTTTATCGCTTCCCGGAGGGGCTCGGCTCCCTCTGGGAGGCGGTGGCAGGCCGGTCCGCGCCCCGGTGGCCACGGCACTCCCATCACGACGACGGTGTCGGCGTGACGTGGGAGCTGAAGGACGTGCTGCCCGCGCGCCGCCAGGTCTACTACGGCAAGCTGGTCAAGGGCCGGCCGGTGCTGGTCGCCCTCGATCTCTTCCCGGCGTTCTACACGCTCGGGCGTGGCAATCAGCGGGCGGCGGCCTATCGGGCGGAATACGAGGCGGGACGGCTCTCCCTGACCGCGAAACGCATCATGGACTGCCTGCTGCGCGAGTCGCCGCAGTACACGCGCGGCCTGCGCGCCGAATGCTTCATGCTCGAGCCCGGCAAGACGCGCGAGTTCGAGCGTGCCATGGGCGAGCTGCAGCAAGGGCTGTGGATCGTGAAGACCGAGGAGCGCTACGAGCCCACCTTCTCCTACCGCTGGGATCTTCTCGAGCGCTGGCTACCCGACCAGGTCGCCGAGGGCCGGCGGCTGCGTCGGCCGGCCGCGCTGGAGCGGCTGATCTCGCGCTACCTGTCCGGGGCGGTGTACTCGACGCCCGCGCTCATCGCGCGCCTCTTCGGTCTCGGCCGCGTCGAGGTGGAGGACGCGCTGAGCCGCCTGGCCCGCGCCGGACGGGTGAGCTCACCATTCGAGGTGCCGGGCTGGCCCGGGCAGTGGGTGGCGAGCCGGTGA
- a CDS encoding ATPase domain-containing protein: MTTRASTGSPKLDEMLGGGLLPGTLTVVYGATGIGKTHLGLGFCHQGRQADGEPGIVFDMNARGDSQQHHAYAARLHQWDLKRWTHTVLPMADPYPPAEQMAAYYCDALPWVGKLRDYQVPTSDGLEFDWNWKAQYNQALYTVRPFVYFHLGAGSRRIVVDGVEPMDVPGDYIQPYIFDDLYRKVIHRDSETLGMEICLPVWQHRAFIDAHRYDHASVTSLLLVTTEETQLEHLIARKVAAGDIGAVANTIVVMGSERVGNRLGRFLCVVKHRGSAKSDDIAEYRVTERGFELG, translated from the coding sequence ATGACCACGCGCGCGTCGACCGGCAGTCCGAAGCTGGACGAAATGCTGGGCGGAGGGCTCCTTCCGGGCACCCTGACGGTGGTCTACGGAGCCACCGGGATCGGCAAGACCCATCTCGGGCTCGGGTTCTGTCACCAGGGCCGGCAGGCCGACGGTGAGCCGGGCATCGTGTTCGACATGAACGCGCGCGGGGACTCCCAGCAGCACCACGCCTACGCGGCCCGGCTGCACCAGTGGGACCTCAAGCGCTGGACGCACACCGTGCTGCCGATGGCCGATCCGTATCCGCCCGCCGAGCAGATGGCGGCCTACTACTGCGACGCGCTGCCGTGGGTCGGCAAGCTGCGCGACTACCAGGTGCCCACTTCCGACGGGCTCGAGTTCGACTGGAACTGGAAGGCCCAGTACAACCAGGCGCTCTACACCGTCCGCCCGTTCGTGTATTTCCACCTCGGGGCGGGAAGCCGTCGCATCGTGGTGGACGGCGTCGAGCCGATGGACGTGCCGGGCGACTACATCCAGCCCTACATCTTCGACGATCTCTACCGGAAGGTGATCCACCGCGACAGCGAGACCCTCGGCATGGAGATCTGCCTGCCGGTGTGGCAGCACCGCGCCTTCATCGACGCGCATCGCTACGATCACGCATCGGTCACGAGCCTGCTCCTGGTGACCACCGAGGAGACCCAGCTCGAGCACCTGATCGCCCGCAAGGTCGCAGCGGGTGACATCGGCGCGGTGGCCAACACCATCGTGGTGATGGGCAGCGAGCGGGTAGGCAACCGGCTGGGGCGGTTCCTGTGCGTGGTCAAGCATCGAGGCAGCGCCAAGAGCGACGACATCGCCGAGTACCGCGTGACCGAGCGGGGCTTCGAGCTGGGTTAG